A window of Glycine soja cultivar W05 chromosome 2, ASM419377v2, whole genome shotgun sequence genomic DNA:
atttaaaGCTACACGAAAACTATGAGGCATGGATGCATTTGAGGTGGGGAGTGAAACAAGGTCATCAATGTGGACATCCTAGATGAATTTTACCACTAACTTTCAATTAGACCATGAGTTTCAAACTTTTATacactgaaaaaataaaaattgataaaaacttTGAGTATGATTTCATAACATATAAGTGTGATAAAACATGTCAATTTATCCTATCCATCAAAAGTGAGTTGATCTGTTccacttcaaataaaaaaagtaagttaaaagttaaacatatttaaatgaatttaattaattttatcttttaatagtGTTAAATAATGAatatctattaaaaaattaaatgcattaccttaaattttgaattctaatttatttagaaaaaaataaattaaataaatattaaaaatgtatgtcctctatataaatatttatataatacatGTAccgtattgataaaaaaatagaatacatGCACGGATGCATGTATGTACTCATGTTCCaattcaggaaaaaaaagaaaagaaaaactcattCTCCATTTCACTAGTGCTCCTCCAAGTTAACGCCTTTCTGGGCTACTGGCACCGTCTGTCTGGGAAACGCGAAACCTCAATGGCAATGGCAATTGCTCATAGCACGCACTCTACACTTCCCAGCGCGAAACCCTAGCTTCTGAGTAGCAGAGTTTTCTTTATCGTGTTCCACTCCCTCGAATCCGATCACTTTTCCTCTTCAATTTCGCTCTTGCTGACCTTTATCGTGCCAATTCGCTGAAggtgaacaacaacaacaatcctCTTAGCTCTATTCCTCTCATGTTTCCCCAATcggtatttttttaatcctgcATTTTACTTTGAGAATTTAGAATTGATCGCTTGCAGTtgaatactttttatttatattgttcTGCAATCTGCATGTTGTTTTCACTGGAACTTCATATTTGTGCAGTGAATTTCATTATCATTTTCGTTTTTATGCTTTTAGGAGTTTGGCCGTGTTGTTAAGAGTCGACGTTGCtttcttttatttagtttttgaaaatatgttaatttgatttttttttccctttcgtAAATTTCTCTCGATGCTTGCATTGGTTGATGTTTGGTGACAATTCCCATTTCCGGACAATGTGACACAAGTTTTTTGTTGATTACGCCAGGGctttataaaaattagaaaagacaAAAAAGGAGATGTCTCTTTGCTTACATGCTTGATCGTTGTTGAACATTTCACTTTATTATGATTTTCTCGTTTTGATTAGAAGTTGCGTACCTTTTTCTTCACTTTGGTTCTAAGATGCATGTGTTCAtgcattatttctttcttctaaaTAATACGATTCCATAGATCAAGGCGAattctaatttctaaaattGTACTTGTtaccaaggttttaaattgcggttTTGTGGATTTCTTGATATTACGGGGATATTGAGGTTGGATGCTGCCACAGTTATGGTTGTGATGCAGTCGCATTGTGGTTGCAGACACCCAAAAACCTTGACGTTGAAACTGAAATCGTGATTGCAGACCCTTTTTAAAACCTTGCTTGCTACTTcacaatgatattttttggaATTGATCAGTAAACCCAACACAACTGCTAGTACTAACagtctaaaattaatttgtatctTTCAGGTGCCATAATATTAAGCCTGGGAGAAACCTTAATGGCTCACTGTTCTAACAAGGATAATGACCCAAGTGCATCTCAATTAAGTTGGTGGTATGTAGATATATCTTATCAAGAACTAAAAAAGGGAAGTTACAAAGTGATGCGCTCAGATGAAACTTTCATTTGTCCGTACTGTCCTGAGAGAAAACAGGATTATAAGTACAGGGAACTCCTTAATCATGCTTCTGGGGTGGGTCGGAGTAGTTCAGAAAAGAGAACTGCAAAAGAGAAGGCTAATCATCTGGCTTTAGTGAAATATTTGGAAAAGGATCTTGTACATATGGATGTCCCATCAAAACCTGTAGATAAAGGTCTTCCTGTTAATGAAGTTACTATAACAAATTTTCTGTTTAAAATTTTTCCCTTGTTTCTTATGCTGAAACTTACCACAATTCACAAGGATAGTTGATGGAATAGTGCAGATATCTGATAAAGTAACATGACAACAGTCAgcactaacactattttttgTCTTTCAGGTGCCAAATTATTAAGCCCAGGAGAAACCATAATGCCTCACTGTTCAAACAAGGACACTGATATAAGTGCATCTCAAATAAGTTGGTGGTATGTGGATACATCTTACGAAGAACTCAAAAACAGAAGCCACAATGTGAAAACCTCAGATGTGACTTTCATCTGTCCATACTGCCCTAGGAGAAAACAGGATTATTTGTACAGGGAACTCCTAGAACATGCTTATATGGTGGGTCGGAGTAGTTCTGAAAAGAGAAGTGCCAGAGAGAGGGCCAATCATCTCGCTTTAGTGAAATATTTGGAAAATGATCTTATTATTATGGATGGCCCGCCAGAACCTGTAGATAAAGGTGATCCTGCAGTTAATGAAGTGGCCATATCAGTTcacgattttttttattcccaaGTTACTGAATATGAAGAAACTTGCCAatttataaagatattttaatggAACAATGAAGATGTCTGTAAAGCAACATGAGAGTAGTCAGTACTAACACTAATTTTTTATCTCTCAGGTACCAAATTAAGCCTAGGACAAACTGTAGAGGCTCAATGCTCTAACAAGGAGACTGGTATGAGTGCATCTCCAATAAATTGGTGGTATGTAGATAAATTTTACAAAGAACTCAAAAAGGGAAATCACATTGTGCAAACCTCAGATCAGACTCTCTCTTGTCCATACTGCCCTAGAAAAAGAAAACGGGATTATGTGTACAGGGAACTTCTTGAGCATGCTTCTGGGGTGGGTCAGAGTAGTTCACAAAAGAGACATGTCAGAGAGAAGACCACTCATCTGGctttaatgaaatatttgaaaaatgatcTCAAGTATATGAATGATCCATCAAAATCTGTGAATGAATGTAACCCCCCAGTTAACAGGGGGGATCAGAGCAGTTCACAAGAGAGAAGTGTCAGAGAAGACGCTACTCATCTGCCTTCAGTGAAATACTTGAAAAAGGATCTTACAAATGTGAGTGGtccatcatcaaaacctgtaaATGAAGGTGATCCCCCTGTTGTTAATGAAGAAGTTTTTCTAGTTATTGGTTATGCTGAGATTGGTTAATTCTATTCACTATGATGTATAATGGAAGTATTCTGTGaagtaaattgttttttttaatcaaaattaaaaatctgcAAAGTAACATAATGGCAGTCAGTACTAACACTGATTTTTTGTCTTTCAGGAACCATAACAGTAAGCCCAGGAGAAACTGTAATTGGTTGCTGCTCTAACAAAGATAGTAATATAAGTTCATCTCAAATTGTGTGGTATGCAGAAAATTTTTATGAAGAACTCAAAAGGGGGATACACAATGTGAAAACCTCAGATGAGACTTTCAGGTGCCCATACTGCCCTAATAAAAAGATAAACCGGGATTATGCGTACAGGGAAATCCTTGAACATGCTTCGGGGGTGGGTCAGAGTAAGTCTCAAAAAAGAAGTTTCATCGAAAAGGCCAATCATCTGGCtttagtaaaatatttgaaaagggATCTTATGAATGTGGGTGCTCCATGTCCATCAAAACCTATGGATCAAGGTGATCCCCCTGTTAATGAAACAATTATAACAATGTTTCTGTTTCTTTTTCCTTGTTACTGAATATGCAGAAATTGGCCAATTCACAACAATACTTTGTAGAACTAATCTATAAAGCAACATGACAACATTTGTTGCTAACactaatttttaactttcaggCACCAAAACAATAAGCCCAGGAGAAACTTTAATGGGTCAATACTCTCATAAAGACAATAATATAAGGGAATCTCAAATAAGTGGGTGGTATGTACATAAATCCTATGAAGCACTCAAAAAGGGAAGCCACAACGTGAAAACCTCAGAAATGACTTTCTCTTGTCCATACTGCCCCAATAAGAAGAGAAAACGTGATTATCTGTACAGGGAAATCCTTGAACATGCTTCCGGGGTGGGTCAGAGTAGCTCAGAAAAGAGAAGTGCCATTGAAAAGGCTAATCATCTtgctttaataaaatatttggaaAAAGATCTTATGATTGTGGATGGTCCACCAAAAACTGCAGATGAAGGCAGTCCTCCTTTCAATTTTGAGAAGCAGTTTGTGTGGCCATGGACTGGGGTTGTGGTTAATATTCCTACTAGACTGACAGAGGACGGACGTTGTGTTGGGGAAAGTGGTTCCAAGCTGAGGGATGAATACCGAAGTAGGGGATTTAATCCAAGAAGAGTCCGCATTCTTTCAAATTTCTGTGTCCACTCTGGAACTGCAGTTGTGGAATTCAATAAAAATTGGACAGGGTTAGATAATGCTTTAGCATTTGAAAGAGCATATGAATTAGATCATCATGGGAAAAAAGACTGGTTTGCTAATACACAGCATAAGTCTGGTATTTATGCATGGATTGCTCAAGCTGATGACTACAAGATGAACAATATCATTGGGGAACAACTGCGGAAGATGGTGGATATCAAAACAATATCTGAACTTATGGAAGAAGAAGCTCGGACGCAGGATAAACTTGTGTCCAACTTGAATAACACTCTTCAGGTCAAGAAGAAGCGATTAAAGGAAATGGAAGTAAAATATTATGAGACTTCACGTCGTATGGACATTGTAATGGGGGAAATAGATAAGCTCACTCAAGGTCACAATCAAGGTATCTATTATTGTTGAATCTAAGTTGTTTTCTTCTCTAATTTGGATCATGAATcgtttgttgtttttgttagtGTTCTGCTAGATCTTCTACAATACATTTCtgac
This region includes:
- the LOC114398421 gene encoding protein INVOLVED IN DE NOVO 2-like isoform X2, with the translated sequence MPHCSNKDTDISASQISWWYVDTSYEELKNRSHNVKTSDVTFICPYCPRRKQDYLYRELLEHAYMVGRSSSEKRSARERANHLALVKYLENDLIIMDGPPEPVDKGTKLSLGQTVEAQCSNKETGMSASPINWWYVDKFYKELKKGNHIVQTSDQTLSCPYCPRKRKRDYVYRELLEHASGVGQSSSQKRHVREKTTHLALMKYLKNDLKYMNDPSKSVNECNPPVNRGDQSSSQERSVREDATHLPSVKYLKKDLTNVSGPSSKPVNEGTITVSPGETVIGCCSNKDSNISSSQIVWYAENFYEELKRGIHNVKTSDETFRCPYCPNKKINRDYAYREILEHASGVGQSKSQKRSFIEKANHLALVKYLKRDLMNVGAPCPSKPMDQGTKTISPGETLMGQYSHKDNNIRESQISGWYVHKSYEALKKGSHNVKTSEMTFSCPYCPNKKRKRDYLYREILEHASGVGQSSSEKRSAIEKANHLALIKYLEKDLMIVDGPPKTADEGSPPFNFEKQFVWPWTGVVVNIPTRLTEDGRCVGESGSKLRDEYRSRGFNPRRVRILSNFCVHSGTAVVEFNKNWTGLDNALAFERAYELDHHGKKDWFANTQHKSGIYAWIAQADDYKMNNIIGEQLRKMVDIKTISELMEEEARTQDKLVSNLNNTLQVKKKRLKEMEVKYYETSRRMDIVMGEIDKLTQGHNQEMKKIQSSATQHFQNIFNGHERLKLQLESQKRELELRRIELEKREARNESERKKLEEEIMENALKNSSLDMAVLEQQKAGENVLKLAADQKRQKEQFHAKIILLERQLEVKQKLELEIQQLKGKLNVMAHIEDDGDSEVLNKVDALHKDLREKEQSLRDLDSLNQTLIIKERQSNDELQEARKELINGIKEISCRANVGVKRMGELDIRPFLEAMKIKYNNEDAEDRASELCSLWEEYIRDPDWHPFKITIIEGKHQEIIDDEDEKLKGLKNEMGEGVYKAVVTALTEINTYNPSGRYITSELWNYEEGKRATLQEGVKLLLMQWKLTKQKRGTM
- the LOC114398421 gene encoding protein INVOLVED IN DE NOVO 2-like isoform X1; its protein translation is MAHCSNKDNDPSASQLSWWYVDISYQELKKGSYKVMRSDETFICPYCPERKQDYKYRELLNHASGVGRSSSEKRTAKEKANHLALVKYLEKDLVHMDVPSKPVDKGAKLLSPGETIMPHCSNKDTDISASQISWWYVDTSYEELKNRSHNVKTSDVTFICPYCPRRKQDYLYRELLEHAYMVGRSSSEKRSARERANHLALVKYLENDLIIMDGPPEPVDKGTKLSLGQTVEAQCSNKETGMSASPINWWYVDKFYKELKKGNHIVQTSDQTLSCPYCPRKRKRDYVYRELLEHASGVGQSSSQKRHVREKTTHLALMKYLKNDLKYMNDPSKSVNECNPPVNRGDQSSSQERSVREDATHLPSVKYLKKDLTNVSGPSSKPVNEGTITVSPGETVIGCCSNKDSNISSSQIVWYAENFYEELKRGIHNVKTSDETFRCPYCPNKKINRDYAYREILEHASGVGQSKSQKRSFIEKANHLALVKYLKRDLMNVGAPCPSKPMDQGTKTISPGETLMGQYSHKDNNIRESQISGWYVHKSYEALKKGSHNVKTSEMTFSCPYCPNKKRKRDYLYREILEHASGVGQSSSEKRSAIEKANHLALIKYLEKDLMIVDGPPKTADEGSPPFNFEKQFVWPWTGVVVNIPTRLTEDGRCVGESGSKLRDEYRSRGFNPRRVRILSNFCVHSGTAVVEFNKNWTGLDNALAFERAYELDHHGKKDWFANTQHKSGIYAWIAQADDYKMNNIIGEQLRKMVDIKTISELMEEEARTQDKLVSNLNNTLQVKKKRLKEMEVKYYETSRRMDIVMGEIDKLTQGHNQEMKKIQSSATQHFQNIFNGHERLKLQLESQKRELELRRIELEKREARNESERKKLEEEIMENALKNSSLDMAVLEQQKAGENVLKLAADQKRQKEQFHAKIILLERQLEVKQKLELEIQQLKGKLNVMAHIEDDGDSEVLNKVDALHKDLREKEQSLRDLDSLNQTLIIKERQSNDELQEARKELINGIKEISCRANVGVKRMGELDIRPFLEAMKIKYNNEDAEDRASELCSLWEEYIRDPDWHPFKITIIEGKHQEIIDDEDEKLKGLKNEMGEGVYKAVVTALTEINTYNPSGRYITSELWNYEEGKRATLQEGVKLLLMQWKLTKQKRGTM